The stretch of DNA AGCTTGCCGTCAACTGTCTACCGTTACAGGGAACTATAATTTACAGTTAAGCGTAAAGGTAAGCATGCATGTTTTCCCTATGCCCCTGCGAGGAGTTTTTTTGCCAGATGTCCCAGTTCAGCCCATGACCCGTGAGGATGCAGGGGCGTACTTCAAGCAGCTCCGGGTCCGCAGAAATTTGCGTCTTCAGGATGTTGTTGACGGAACGTCTATTCCAAATGTTCAGTATTTGAGTGCTTTGGAGGGCGGGCGATACAACATCCTTAACAGTGAGCATTTTTCCTCACTTGTGCAATTCTTTCGTTTATCGCGAGATGAAATTGAACGCATTCGGCCAGGAACTTTTATTGAAACCGCACCGGATAAAATGACCGAGGTCATTTTTTATCACTCCCGACCACCGAAAATAGAAGACGGAATTGAAGCATACATTTCTTATGTTAATCAGATACACGGTATCAGGGAGTATGGACAACTAGAACCTAGCCTAATAGGATCAGACAAAGTTGAAGTTGTAGGAATTGTAGAAGGGCGTTTTCTTAAAGTGAGCCTAGTCTATTCTCAAAAAGTTATGGATGCTTTTGGACAACCGGATTCAGAAGCTGGGAAACCAGCCCCTCCTGTTCGCATGTACACCGCCTCTGCACGTGGCTGGAAAGTACCAAAACAACCACCAGCGCCCATCCCCGATGCCATCCTTGAAGCGGCAGCCCAATACGGCGACCAGCCGCTCTTTGCAGGTATCAAGGAATACCGCTGGCAGCGCTTCCTGACCGACTCGCCGCACAAGCGCAGGCCCGTCAGCCCTGAAGAATGGTTGACGTTCTACATGGAAGTGAAAGATAAATTCGATCCAGCGGAGCCAGAGGAGTGAGCTTTGACCCACTCCTCTCCGACCTGTTCTTAGCGCATGAGGAACGCCATAAAGAGTTGGACTACACCCCAGACATGGAGCGCATTGCCGCTGCGTTAGGTCGGGTTAAGACAGGTGAGCACAGCTTCTTGACGGCCTCTGGAGAGATCGTGGTGGAGTCAGGCCTGAAGCGAACCCGCCGCCGCGAAGACCTTGCACATGAAGCCAGCCATGCCCTCGCTGCTGAACTGATCGATGACCAGAGCTATGTGAAGGCCATCCAGTATCACCACGCCCATGTGCCGGATATGGACGCGCACCTGGAACGCTTGGCCGATCACGGCAGCCTGCACTGGCTTGCCCCGCGCGAGATGGTGGACAAGGTGCTAGAGGTTGGCGGGCTGAATGCGGGGGCGGTCTGGCGACTCCACCAGACGGCAGAGATTCAGCTGCATATGGCTTTGAAGCGGATCGTGACGTTTGACGAGGATGGCCGGCGAGGCGGCTTCATCGCGCAGCATGGCCGGATCATCCACGCCAGCTCCTACCAGTACTACTTACGCTGTTGGGTTGGTGATGACGTGCCCGATGAGGGCAGCTTTCAAGGTAGCGGTGTGAGCCTGTACCAGGTGCCGGGCTATCCGTCAATGTGCATCGGTTTGGTGATCGCCGATGACTGATGGGCGTGTGCTGGCGCTGAAGGTGGTTAATAATGGCTAATTGGAAGATGTATTTAGATGATAGTGCTACTCACGGCGCAGTCATAGATGAAAATTTCAAACTGCGTAAAGTCA from Deinococcus sp. QL22 encodes:
- a CDS encoding RodZ family helix-turn-helix domain-containing protein; the protein is MTREDAGAYFKQLRVRRNLRLQDVVDGTSIPNVQYLSALEGGRYNILNSEHFSSLVQFFRLSRDEIERIRPGTFIETAPDKMTEVIFYHSRPPKIEDGIEAYISYVNQIHGIREYGQLEPSLIGSDKVEVVGIVEGRFLKVSLVYSQKVMDAFGQPDSEAGKPAPPVRMYTASARGWKVPKQPPAPIPDAILEAAAQYGDQPLFAGIKEYRWQRFLTDSPHKRRPVSPEEWLTFYMEVKDKFDPAEPEE